AGAAGGATCTCATTGTGACCGCGGGCGGCAAGAATGTCTCGCCCGGGCCGCTGGAGGAGATCATTCGCCAGGACCCGCTGATCTCTAACGCCCTGGTCGTGGGTGACGGTAAGCCGTTCGTCGGGTTGCTTGTCACGCTCGATGCCGATGAGCTCTCCAGGTGGAAGGAGGCTCGGGGCATTCCGGCGTCGACGTCTCTGGAGGAGCTGGCGCACAACGCGGACCTGCGCGCCGAGGTGCAGGACACGGTGAACCTCGCCAACGCGACGGTGAGCCATGCCGAGGCCATCAAGAAGTTCCGCATCCTGAACCGCGACCTGAGCGAGCAGGACGATGAGATGACCCCGACGCTCAAGGTGAAGCGCAACGTGGTGTTCCGCCGTTTCGCGGATGATATCGAGGCCCTGTACAGCCGCTAGGGAACTGTCGGCGCGCCGCGCTGCGGGAGGCCCACTCGTGTCCTACCATCACACGCAGCCGCCCGGCGCGGGCCGCGGCGCGAGAATAGTTTGGCGATTTACAGGAGGGGGCCTCGCAGTGCACAAGACGGCAGCGCTGCTGCGCCACCGCGAGCTCACCCAGGAGATTTACAACATCGGCGACGAGGTCGCCGAGTACATCGAGCACATCGCGGAGGCGATCGCCGATTACGACGGCGAGCTCACCGAGGAATGCCTGGCCGAGTTCTCCGAGATCGTGGGCGACGCCCGCCAGGACTCGCGCCGTGTCGTGGGGGAGCTGATTGGCCTGCGTCAGGCGCTGACCAGTGGGATGCGCGCCGGTTTCCTCTCCGCGGGGGCGCGGCCCGAGGAGAAGATCCCGGAGCCCGAGCTTCTCGACGCCACCGGGCTGCGCGAGCTCTTCCCCCTCGCGGCTCCTTTTTCGGTGCGCACGATGCACGACGCCCTGGCTGGCCGCACCGAGCTGACCGCGGAGCACCTCTCCGAGCTGGTGGACTACGCCCTTGAGCAGACCGATATGGTGGCCCGCGAGCTCAGCGCTGTCTCGCTGCCGCACCTCTACGCCCGCGTGGGCGAGCTGGTCGAGGCCGCCGTGGCGGGTTGGGTCGAAACGGTGTGCCGCGATCACCCGGCGTTTACCCGAACGATGCGGGGGATGAACCCGCCGCCGTTTCTGGCGGAACGCGCCCGCATCGACGCCATCGTGGCGAAGGTGGCGGCGAAGCGTTCGCGTCGCGGTGCCTAGCGCGCCTACACTCATCGCTCATGTTCGGCCTCTACATCCACGTGCCCTTTTGCGCGTCCCGCTGCGGGTACTGTGACTTCAACACGTATACGCCGAGCGAGACGGCATCGACGTTCGACGCGTACCTCACCGCCCTGGACACCGAGCTGCGGCTCGCGGACACCGAACCGGCCGACACGGTCTTTATCGGCGGGGGCACGCCTTCCTTGCTGGGCGCCGGCGGCCTGGCTCGGATCATGGACATGGTGCGGGATCACGTGGGGGTGCGGCCGGGCGCGGAGGTGACGACCGAGTCCAACCCGGAGAGCACGGACCCCCGCTTTTTTGCGGAGCTCCTGCAGGCCGGTTTTACCCGCGTGTCGCTGGGCATGCAGTCGGCGTCCGCACCCGTGCTGCGGGTGCTGGACCGTCGCCATACCCCGGGCCGGGCCGTCGCCGCCGCCCGCGAGGCCCGCGCCGCCGGGTTCGAGCACGTCAACCTCGACATGATGTACGGCACCCCGACGGAGACGGACGACGATGTGCGCTCCACCCTCGACGCGATACTCTCCGCCGACGTCGACCACGTGTCTGCCTATTCCCTCATCGTGGAGGACGGCACGGCGCTCGCGCGCCGCATCCGGCGCGGGGAGCTTCCCCCGCCGCGCGAGGACGTCTACGCGGAGCGCTACGAGATGATCGCCGCGGCTCTAGAGGGCGCCGGGTTCGGCTGGTACGAGGTGTCCAACTGGGCGAAGCCGGGCGGGGAGTGCCGCCACAATCTGATCTACTGGCGCGGGGGCCACTGGTGGGGGGCGGGGCCCGGTGCGCACAGCTACATCGGGCGTCGGCGGTTCTTCAACGTCAAGCGCCCCGAGCGCTACACGCAGCTGCTCGCGGCGGGCGAGCTGCCGGTGGGCGGCGGGGAGCAGATTTCGGACGAGGAGCACCACTTCGAGCAGGTGATGCTGGGGCTGAGGCTGCGAGAGGGGATCCCTACTGGGTGGGTTGGGGAGGGGGCGCAGGGAGTCGTCGAAAAGCATGCGCGCGCGGGGCTGCTCACGGTGGGCGAGCGGATCGCGGTCACGGGCGCGGGCCGGCTGCTGGCGGACGGGATTGTTACGGATATCCTCGCGGCGGAGTAGGATGGCCTAGCAGTCAACGAAGGAGAGTGCTAATGAGCGGGGCGGGCGACCGGCGGCAGGCGGTGCTGCGCGCGATCGTGGCCGACTACATCGCGTCGCAGGAGCCTGTGGGCTCGAAGGCCCTCGTGGAGCGCCACGGGCTCGCGGTGAGCTCGGCGACGATCCGCAACGACATGTCTCACCTTGAGCGTGAGGGCTTCATCGAGCAAACCCACTCCAGCTCGGGGCGTATCCCCACGGAGAAGGGGTACCGCGCCTTCGTCGACGCGTTGCACGAGGTCAAGCCGCTCTCGGCCCCCGAGCGGCGCGCGATCTTGAACTTCCTCGAGTCCGGCGTCGACCTGGAAGATGTCCTGCGCCGCTCGGCCCAGCTGCTCGCGGGGTTGACCAGTCAGGCCGCCGTGGTCCAGCTCCCGGCGCTCGACGTGACGCGCGTGAAGCACTGCGAGGTCGTCTCCCTCTCTCCCACGCGCCTGCTGCTCGTGTTGATCACGGACACCGGCCGCGTTGACCAGCGCAACGTCGAGCTCGGGGCCCCGCTTAGCGACGACGCCGTGCGGCTCCTTCGCGACAGCCTCAACGAGGTGCTCGTGGGCACCACCGTGACCGACGCCTCCTCCTCCCTCGTGCGGCTTGCGGAGCGCGCCCCGGCTGAGATCGCCGACGCTGTGGCCCGCTCTACGGTGGTGTTGGTGGAGACGCTTGCGCAGGAACCCGCCAACCGCATCCTCATCGCGGGCGCGGCAAACCTCACCCAGGGCGCGGTGGATTTGCGCGGGGTGATCAACGCGCTGGAGGAGCAGGTAGTGGTGCTGAAGCTGCTCGCGGCGGCCCAGAACATCGACGAGGTCTCCGTGAGCATCGGCCGGGAAAACGGTGAGGCGGACTTCTCCCATGCTGCGGTCGTCTCGACCGCATACGGGGTCGGGGGCGCGGCGCTGGGCGGCGTGGGAGTGGTCGGTCCGACGTATATGGACTATCCCAGTACGATTCAAAAGGTTGCCACCGTGGCGCGCTACATCAGCCGCGTGTTGCGGGGCTAAACGCAATGGCTATTACTGAAAGGTTCCATCACTAGTGGCTCGTGACTACTACGGGATTCTCGGGGTCGACCGGGAAGCAACCGAGCAGGAGATCAAGAGGGCGTACCGCAAGCTTGCCCGCAAGTACCACCCGGACGTGAATCCCTCCGAGGAGGCCGCGGAGAAGTTTCGCGAGATCTCGCTGGCGCAGGAGGTGCTTCTCGACCCGTCGAAGCGGCGCATCGTTGACCGCGGCGGCGACCCGATGGAGCAGGGCGGGGCAGGCGGCGCGGGGGCCGGCGGTTTCGGGGGTTTCGGCGACATCTTCGAGGCCTTCTTCGGCGGGGCGGGATCTCAGGGACGCGAGCCGCGTTCCCGCGTCCAACCGGGCGCCGACGCGCTGCTGCGCACCACGATCAGCCTCGAGGAGGCGTTCGCGGGCGTGAAGAAGGACGTCACGGTGGACACCGCGGTTCTGTGCGACCGCTGCCACGGCACCGGGTCCCAGTCCGAGTCCGCGCCCGTGTCCTGCGATCACTGCCACGGCACCGGCTCGGTCCAGGATGTGCAGCAGTCCTTCCTGGGCAACGTGATGACCACGCGGACGTGCCCCAAGTGCGGCGGCTACGGAGAGATCATCCCGGACCCCTGCCGACAGTGCGCCGGCGACGGGCGGGTGCGCGCCACCCGGGACCTCACGGTGACCATCCCCGCGGGCATCGCCGATGGCATGCGGATCCGCATGGCGGGCCAGGGCGAGGTAGGCCACGGTGGCGGACCAGCCGGTGACCTTTACGTCGAGGTGCACACTCTGGCCCACCCGGTGTTCCTGCGGGAGGGCGATGACCTGCACCTGCGCGTCACCGTGCCGATGTACGACGCCGCCCTCGGTGCCAGCCTGAGCGTCGGTGACCTCGGGGGAGGGGAGACCACCATCGACATCCCGGCGGGCACCCAGCCGAACGAGCAGATCGTGCTCGAGGGTGCTGGCATGCCGCGCCTGCGTGCACAGGGCTCCGGTGACATGGTCGCCCACGTCCACGTCGCGGTGCCAACGGAGCTGAGCGACCAAGAGCGGGAGGCGCTGGAAGGGTTGCGCGACGGGCACGCCGGCGTCCCCGAGGTCGCCACCGAGGGCCGCGGACGCGATGACAACTTCTTCTCCCGCGTCCGCGACCGCTTCCGCCGATGAGCCTGCCCTACTTCCTCTCGCCCGACCCGGCGTCGGGCCGGCTCGATGGGCCCGAGGGCCGGCACGCCGTGAGTGTCAAGCGCATCAAGCCGGGGGAGCACATCGTGCTTAGCGACGGCCACGGGACCGCCACCGAGGTCCGCGTGACATCGACCCAGGGCAAGGACACCTTGGTCGGAGAGGTGCTAACCACCCGCTTCGTCGACCCCCCGGTGCCTCACGTGACGGTAGTGCAGGCGATCCCAAAGGGCGAGCGCGCCGAGCTGGCGGTGGACCTGGCGGTCCAGGGTGGGGCCGACCGGATCGTGCCCTGGGTGTCGCAGCGCACGGTGGCGCGGTGGCCCGTCGAGAAGCGGGCCAAGCAGGTGGAGAAGTGGCGGGCCGTGGCCGCGGCGGCGGCGAAGCAGGCGCGGCGCGCGTGGGTGCCCGAGGTGACCGAGCCCGTGACCACGCGTCAGCTGCGCGGAATGCTTGAGGGGCGGCAGGCGCTCGTGCTCCACGAGGACGCCCAGGTGCCGCTGCGGGACATCGACTTCGCCCCAGAGGTGTTCCTTCTCGTGGGCCCCGAGGGCGGGATCGGCGCCGAGGAGCTCGCCGAGCTTGGCGGGCAGGCGGTGCGGCTCGGGCCCGAGGTTGTGCGCACCGCGGCGGCGGCATTCGCGGCGCTGAACGCGATCGGCGCGCTGACCGCGCGCTGGTAGGGTGGGTGGCCATGGATGAACTGGTGACGCGCCGGGTGGTGCTCGATTCCGCCTACGCGCAGACCGTGATCGGGGTTAACGACGGTAATCTGCGCGCGCTGAACCAGCAGCTCGGGGCCGACATCCACGCTCGGGGTGCGGCGGTGACCCTGCGGGGCTCCGCCCGCGAAGTGAATCACGCGGCCCATGTGCTCGAGGAGCTCGAATCGATGGCGCGCCGAGGTGTCCCGATCGGCCCAGACACCGTTGGCCACGCCTGTCGCATCATGGAGTCCGAGGCGCCGGAGTCGGTCGCCGACATCTTGGGCGCCGAGATTGTGGCGCGGCGAGGCAAGGTGATCCGCGCGAAGACGGCGGGCCAGCGCCGCTACGTCGACGCTATTGACGACAACACCATCACCTTCGGGATCGGCCCCGCGGGCTCGGGCAAGACCTACCTAGCGGTGGCGAAGGCGGTGCAGGCGCTGGAGGCCAAGGGTGTCAAGAGGATCATCCTGACGCGCCCAGCCGTCGAGGCGGGGGAGAAGCTCGGATTCCTGCCGGGCACCCTGAACGACAAGATCGACCCCTACCTGCGCCCGCTGTACGACGCGCTGCGGGACATGCTCGACCCCGAGGTGATTCCAAAGCTCATGGACGCCGGCATCATCGAGGTCGCACCCCTAGCCTACATGCGCGGCCGGACGTTGAGCGACGCCTTTGTCATCCTCGACGAGGCCCAGAATACCACTGGTTCGCAGATGAAGATGTTCCTCACCCGCCTTGGCTTCGGCTCGAAGATGGTGGTCACGGGCGACATCTCCCAGGTGGACCTGCCCAGCGGCACGGTCTCGGGCCTGCGGGTGGCGCGGCGCATTCTTGGGGCGATCCCGGACATCCACTTTGCGGAGCTGGGTGCCGACGACGTGGTGCGCCACCACCTCATCTCCAAGATCGTTGCCGCTTACGACCGGCACGATGCGCAGAACGCGGCGCGGTACGAAAAGAAGCAGAGGCAACGGGAAGAGGGGGAAGGCGAGTGAGCGCCGAGGTACTCAACGAGTCGGGCGAGGTCGACATCAACGAGGAGATGCTCGTCGATGTCTGCGGGTTCGCCCTGGCTGCAATGGATGTGCATCCGGATACAGAGGTCACGATCACGCTTGTCGACGAGGCCGCGATGGCCGACCTTCACGTCAGATGGATGGACTTGGAGGGCCCCACGGACGTGATGAGCTTTCCCATGGACGAGCTGACCCCGGGCAGCGGCCGCCCCGATGCCGCTCCTTTCGGCCTCGCGATGCTGGGCGACATCATCCTGTGCCCGGCGTTCGACCGCAAGCAGGCGGAGATGGCGGGCCACGGCCTCGGCCACGAGCTGGCTTTGCTCACGGTTCACGGCGTTCTCCACTTGCTCGGTTACGATCACGTGGCGCCCGCCGACGAGCGCGAGATGTTCGCCCTGCAGAATGAGATCCTCGCCGAGTGGTACGACGACCTTGCGGCCCGCGGTGTCGAGTACCAGCCGAAACCGGCCGGGGCGCACGCTTTCCCCTCGGCGGCAGACCGCGAGGAGCTGGACCGAAAAATGAAGGAATTGGGTTAGTTGTTCTCCACCGTCGCCTCCGCGCTGGTCGCGCTGGCCGCGCTGCTTCTTTCCGGGTTGTTGGGTTCGGTGGAGTCGGCGTTGACGCCGATCTCGCGGGCCCGTGTCGAATCCATGGTCAAGGACGGGGTCCCGGGCGCCCCGGGTTTGATGCGCGTGGTCGGCCACCGGGCGAGCCACGTCAACATGTTGGTCATGCTGGTTACGGTGCTCGACGTGACCGCCGCGGTCTTCGCCTCGAGGTTCGCGATGGAGCTCGTGGAATCCCCCCGCTGGGCTATCGTGGCCGCGATTTGCGCCGTGACCCTCGCGCAGTTCAGCATCGTCGGTGTTTTCGCCCGCACGGCAGGCAGGCGCAATCCCTACGCCATTTCGCTGCGCGCCGCGCGCTGGCTCATTGCCTTCAATTACATCCTCGGCCCGGTGGCCCGGGTGCTGATCTGGGTGGGCAACCTGTTCCACCCGGGGCGGGATTTCCGGAACGGGCCCTATTCCACGGAGGTGGAGTTGCGCGAGATGGTCGACATCGCGCAGGAGCGCGGGGTGGTGGAGTCGACGGAGCACCGCATGATCCAGAACATCCTCGATCTGGCCGAGACGTACGCGAAGCAGGTCATGGTGCCCCGACCGGAGATGATCTGGATCGAGGGTGAGAAGACGGTGGCCCAGGCGGTGCGCCTGATGGTGCGCTCGGGACACTCCCGCATGCCCGTCATCGGCGAAAGCGTTGACGAGATCGTCGGCGTGGCATACCTAAAGGACATGTTCGCTGCCGACGGCCAGCCGGTCAGCGGGTCGGCCCCGGTATGTTCGGTCATGCGGGAGCCGCTTTTTGTCCCGGAGTCGAAACCCCTCGACGTGCTGCTGCAGGAGATGCAGCGCATCAACACGCACATCGCGATCGTCATCGATGAGTACGGCAACGTGGCGGGGTTGTTGACCATGGAGGACCTGCTCGAAGAGATCGTAGGCGAGATCACGGACGAGTACGACGAGGGGGAGGCGGCCCCCATCGAGGCGGTCGGGGAGGGGCGCTACCGGGCCCAGGCCCGGCTCCCGCTGGACGACCTCGTCGACGACCTCTACGACGACTGCGGCTACGAGATCGAGTTCGACGAGGAGGTCACCGACTCCGTCGACACGGTCGCGGGCCTCCTGTCGTACGAGCTGGGTCGAGTCCCGCTGCCCGGTTCCTCGGTCGAGGTATCGGGGCTGCACTTCACCGCCGAGGGCGGCCGCGACCGCCGCGGCAGGATCAAGGTTCGCACGGTTCTTATCGACGTCCCCCGCGACCTCGACACCTACCAGGCCGACAGCTAACTACAGCTCGGGGGAGACGAGGATCTTCACGGCGGTCTCGTTGCGGTTGATCAGGGTATCGAACCCCTCGCCCGCGACGCCATCGAAGCCAATTCGCCTGTGATGAAGGGCTTCAGGTCGACTTTTCCCTCCTCCACCAGCTTGATGGTGTGGGCGTAACCGATGCCGCCCCGGATGGACAGTTCTTTCATCACGAGGGCGTGGACATCGAATTCGGCGCGCTTCGACCACATCGACTCCACCACCAGGGTGCCCTGCGCCCTGAGGCAGTCAATGAGCTGGTCGAGCACGGCGGTGACCGAGGTGCATTCGAAGCCGATGTCGGCGCTGCGCCCGTCGTTTAGCTCGAGCACCCTCTGCTTCAGGTCCTCGGTGGACGGGTCGTTGGCGTGGTCGGCGGCGTCTCCGGTGGGGGCCACCTGTCCCTCTTTACCCCCGGACGCGACGAAGACGTGGTGGGCGACCGATGGTGGCCTCGTCGAGGGTACGTCCGCTGCTATCGGGTGGATCCAGCGACGCTGCACCGCCACCTGCTCGGCGAGGCGAGGCCGATGACGTTGACCGCCGGGTGCAGGTTTGTAGGGGCCGGGCTTGGTGGTGGCTGATCCGGACGCGCTTTTTAGTCTGGCTTCCTATGGCGGCGTTAGGTTATATTTGTCGCCATTCAGGGCCATCCGGTGCTGGGTGCTCGACTGGGGTGGGGGCACAATGGTGGGCATGAGCACAATCCTTTCCATCCAATCGGCGGTCGCGTTCGGGCACGTCGGTAATTCCGCGGCGGTCTTCCCCTTGCAGCGCCTCGGCCACGAGGTCTGGCCGGTTTACACCGTCAACTACTCCAACCACACCGGCTACGGGCAATGGCGCGGGCCCATGATCCCGGCTTCCGACGTCGCCGCGGTCATCGAGGGTATCGGCGACCGGGGCGCCTTGTCGCGGGTAGACGCCGTGCTCTCGGGGTACCAGGGTGGAGATGACATTGCGGGTGTGATCGTGGATGCGGTGGCTCGTGTGAAGCAGGAAAACCCCAACGCCGTCTACGCGTGCGACCCGGTGATGGGCAACGCGAACTCGGGGTGTTTCGTCTCGGAGAACATTCCCCCGCTGCTGCGGGACAAGGTGGTGCCGGTCGCGGACATCATCACCCCGAATCAGTTCGAGCTAGGTTACCTCACGGAGATGGAGGCGACCGACCTGGATTCGACTCTGGCGGCGGTTGAGGCCGCGCGCGAAATGGGGCCCCGCACGGTGCTGGTGACGTCGGTGAAGCGCCCCGAGGCCGATCCGGAGCACAGCATCGAGATGGTGGTGGCGGACGATTCGGGTACGTACATTGTTCAGACTCCGCGCTTGCCGTTTAAACGCAATGGCTCCGGTGACGTTGCGGCGGCCCTCTTCACCGGCCATTACGTCAGCACCGGCGACGCCGCGGCCTCGCTGGCCACGACGGCGTCGTCGGTGTTCGGGCTGCTCGAGCAGACATTTGAGGCGGGCTCGGAGGAGTTGCTCCTCGTGGAGTCGCAGGAGCACTACGCTCACCCGGCCCTGCAGTTTAAGGTCGAGCGGATTTAGGGGGGCGCCGCTTCGGCGGGGAAGACGAGCGGGTCGGGCGGATGGCCCGGTCGCATGATCCGGCCTTGGTCGCGCAGCCGCGACCAGGCGGATGTGTGGAACCCGCTGGTCTCGTTGAATTCGATGCCCCCGTCCGGGGCCACCACCCCTACTCTGCCTGTCTCGGGGTCCCGGTCCACGTGGGACCGCCCGCAGCTTCCGTCTCGGGCGTCGTTGTTCCAGCGGTGGTGGCGGCGGCAGAGCGCGGTGAGGTTGGGGGTGTCCGTGGTCCCTCCCCGCAGCCAGGACACGATGTGGTGCATCTCTGTTTCCGAGGTCGGGACGGTGCACCCGGCCCACGCGCAGACGCCTTGAACCGCGAGAGCGACGATTCGCTGCTCGACGCTGGCCAGCCTGGTGCGTCCGAGCGAGAGGGGCACGCCGGTCGCGCGGTCGATCTGGAGCACGAAGTCGGCGGTCCCGCCGAGGCCGAGGCGGACGAGATCAAAGCAGGTGAGTTCGACGCCGGTGTTCGTGGGGAACTTCGTGGTCCAGTCGGCGTTGGCAAGGTCGTCGAGAGTGATCGAAACAACGATCGATGCCGCGCCGCGGTTCTTCGCCTGCCGCCCGTGTTCGTACTGCGTCAGGATACGCCAGAGCTGGTCGAACTTGCGCTGGGCGGGGAGACGGGTGTCCTCGGAAGAGTCGGCGTCGACGTTGGAGCCCGGCCCGCTGTTGGCGTCGATAAGAGCCTTGATCTGTGCGTAGTGGCCCTCGGTTAGCGTAACGGTCATTTTGCGGGTTCCGTCCGGGCCGGCTGGCGAGACGTGAATCCCGCGCTTATCAAAACCCGCGTTGGGGTTGTCGAGGGGTTTGTGTTTCCGGTTGGCGCGGTCGACCATCCGTCGAACCGTGAGGCGGAGGTCCTCGGGGGAACGAGTTTTGGCCTCCTTCATGGCGCGCGAGAAGATGCCGGGGCGCTCATGGGCGGCGTGCGTGGTCAGTTGCTTTAGCTCGCGGTCGATGATCGCTTGCTTCTCGGCCGAGACCTCTTGGGAGTCCTTGCGCGCCTTCTTGCGAGCGGGCTCCCCGTTGTCCTTCGACTCGCCCGCTTCCTCCGGAAAGAGGGGTGGCGACGCACCCTCCTCAGGTGGCGGAGGCTTCGGCCCGAAGAGATCTTTCGCCCTGCTGATGCGTCGATGCGCCTCGGCAGCAGACAGCCCAAGCTCCTTCTCCAGATAATCATTAGCCCACGTGCCCCCGACGAGACGCCCCGCGTTCTCGCGAACGCACAAGTGGGCGAACGCGGCGTCGACAAAAGCCTTCTTGCGTGAAGCGGCTTCCAGCTTCTCGACGTCCCCGCGGACGGCCCCAAGCGAAAGGGTGGAGGGGTCGGCGAATACGTCACAGAGCTGCTCTAATGCGTCCGAATATGTCTGAACAATCTGAGCCAAGTCCGACATGATCCACCCCCTCTCGGTGTCTGTTATGTAGACCATTGTACAGGGTGAAATATCGAATGCAAGTACGAAAGTGTCACTTTGGTGTGCAAAGCTCGGGAACCCACACCAAGTAGAATGGGCACGCATGAGTGAACTTCCTGGCCTAAGCGATTTCACGGACACCCCTGAGGGCTTCCGCTCGGGGTTTGTCAGCTTCGTCGGGCGGCCTAACGCAGGGAAGTCGACGCTGACAAACGCGCTGGTCGGGGAGAAGATCGCCATTATGGCCGACCAGCCTGAGACGACCCGGCATCCGATTCGCGGCGTGGTCAACCGGGAGGACGCTCAGGTGGTCATCGTCGATACGCCGGGCATCCACCGTCCCCGCACCCTGCTCGGGGAGCGCCTCAATGAGGTGGTCAAAGACACGTTCGCGGACGTCGACGTCATCGGCCTCACCGTCCCCGCCGACGAGAAGATCGGCCCCGGCGACCGATTCATCTACGACCACGTGAGAGTGACGAAGCCTGACGCCCCGGTTGTCGGGATCGTGACCAAGCTGGACAAGGCGACAAAAGACCAGGTGGGGGAGCGCCTCCTCGAGCTTCACCAGCTGCTCGGTGGCGAGAGC
The nucleotide sequence above comes from Corynebacterium capitovis DSM 44611. Encoded proteins:
- the hemW gene encoding radical SAM family heme chaperone HemW, which encodes MFGLYIHVPFCASRCGYCDFNTYTPSETASTFDAYLTALDTELRLADTEPADTVFIGGGTPSLLGAGGLARIMDMVRDHVGVRPGAEVTTESNPESTDPRFFAELLQAGFTRVSLGMQSASAPVLRVLDRRHTPGRAVAAAREARAAGFEHVNLDMMYGTPTETDDDVRSTLDAILSADVDHVSAYSLIVEDGTALARRIRRGELPPPREDVYAERYEMIAAALEGAGFGWYEVSNWAKPGGECRHNLIYWRGGHWWGAGPGAHSYIGRRRFFNVKRPERYTQLLAAGELPVGGGEQISDEEHHFEQVMLGLRLREGIPTGWVGEGAQGVVEKHARAGLLTVGERIAVTGAGRLLADGIVTDILAAE
- the hrcA gene encoding heat-inducible transcriptional repressor HrcA, which translates into the protein MSGAGDRRQAVLRAIVADYIASQEPVGSKALVERHGLAVSSATIRNDMSHLEREGFIEQTHSSSGRIPTEKGYRAFVDALHEVKPLSAPERRAILNFLESGVDLEDVLRRSAQLLAGLTSQAAVVQLPALDVTRVKHCEVVSLSPTRLLLVLITDTGRVDQRNVELGAPLSDDAVRLLRDSLNEVLVGTTVTDASSSLVRLAERAPAEIADAVARSTVVLVETLAQEPANRILIAGAANLTQGAVDLRGVINALEEQVVVLKLLAAAQNIDEVSVSIGRENGEADFSHAAVVSTAYGVGGAALGGVGVVGPTYMDYPSTIQKVATVARYISRVLRG
- the dnaJ gene encoding molecular chaperone DnaJ; the protein is MARDYYGILGVDREATEQEIKRAYRKLARKYHPDVNPSEEAAEKFREISLAQEVLLDPSKRRIVDRGGDPMEQGGAGGAGAGGFGGFGDIFEAFFGGAGSQGREPRSRVQPGADALLRTTISLEEAFAGVKKDVTVDTAVLCDRCHGTGSQSESAPVSCDHCHGTGSVQDVQQSFLGNVMTTRTCPKCGGYGEIIPDPCRQCAGDGRVRATRDLTVTIPAGIADGMRIRMAGQGEVGHGGGPAGDLYVEVHTLAHPVFLREGDDLHLRVTVPMYDAALGASLSVGDLGGGETTIDIPAGTQPNEQIVLEGAGMPRLRAQGSGDMVAHVHVAVPTELSDQEREALEGLRDGHAGVPEVATEGRGRDDNFFSRVRDRFRR
- a CDS encoding 16S rRNA (uracil(1498)-N(3))-methyltransferase, with product MSLPYFLSPDPASGRLDGPEGRHAVSVKRIKPGEHIVLSDGHGTATEVRVTSTQGKDTLVGEVLTTRFVDPPVPHVTVVQAIPKGERAELAVDLAVQGGADRIVPWVSQRTVARWPVEKRAKQVEKWRAVAAAAAKQARRAWVPEVTEPVTTRQLRGMLEGRQALVLHEDAQVPLRDIDFAPEVFLLVGPEGGIGAEELAELGGQAVRLGPEVVRTAAAAFAALNAIGALTARW
- a CDS encoding PhoH family protein, producing the protein MDELVTRRVVLDSAYAQTVIGVNDGNLRALNQQLGADIHARGAAVTLRGSAREVNHAAHVLEELESMARRGVPIGPDTVGHACRIMESEAPESVADILGAEIVARRGKVIRAKTAGQRRYVDAIDDNTITFGIGPAGSGKTYLAVAKAVQALEAKGVKRIILTRPAVEAGEKLGFLPGTLNDKIDPYLRPLYDALRDMLDPEVIPKLMDAGIIEVAPLAYMRGRTLSDAFVILDEAQNTTGSQMKMFLTRLGFGSKMVVTGDISQVDLPSGTVSGLRVARRILGAIPDIHFAELGADDVVRHHLISKIVAAYDRHDAQNAARYEKKQRQREEGEGE
- the ybeY gene encoding rRNA maturation RNase YbeY: MSAEVLNESGEVDINEEMLVDVCGFALAAMDVHPDTEVTITLVDEAAMADLHVRWMDLEGPTDVMSFPMDELTPGSGRPDAAPFGLAMLGDIILCPAFDRKQAEMAGHGLGHELALLTVHGVLHLLGYDHVAPADEREMFALQNEILAEWYDDLAARGVEYQPKPAGAHAFPSAADREELDRKMKELG
- a CDS encoding hemolysin family protein, coding for MFSTVASALVALAALLLSGLLGSVESALTPISRARVESMVKDGVPGAPGLMRVVGHRASHVNMLVMLVTVLDVTAAVFASRFAMELVESPRWAIVAAICAVTLAQFSIVGVFARTAGRRNPYAISLRAARWLIAFNYILGPVARVLIWVGNLFHPGRDFRNGPYSTEVELREMVDIAQERGVVESTEHRMIQNILDLAETYAKQVMVPRPEMIWIEGEKTVAQAVRLMVRSGHSRMPVIGESVDEIVGVAYLKDMFAADGQPVSGSAPVCSVMREPLFVPESKPLDVLLQEMQRINTHIAIVIDEYGNVAGLLTMEDLLEEIVGEITDEYDEGEAAPIEAVGEGRYRAQARLPLDDLVDDLYDDCGYEIEFDEEVTDSVDTVAGLLSYELGRVPLPGSSVEVSGLHFTAEGGRDRRGRIKVRTVLIDVPRDLDTYQADS
- a CDS encoding zinc-binding dehydrogenase, coding for MAPTGDAADHANDPSTEDLKQRVLELNDGRSADIGFECTSVTAVLDQLIDCLRAQGTLVVESMWSKRAEFDVHALVMKELSIRGGIGYAHTIKLVEEGKVDLKPFITGELASMASRARGSIP
- the pdxY gene encoding pyridoxal kinase PdxY, which produces MVGMSTILSIQSAVAFGHVGNSAAVFPLQRLGHEVWPVYTVNYSNHTGYGQWRGPMIPASDVAAVIEGIGDRGALSRVDAVLSGYQGGDDIAGVIVDAVARVKQENPNAVYACDPVMGNANSGCFVSENIPPLLRDKVVPVADIITPNQFELGYLTEMEATDLDSTLAAVEAAREMGPRTVLVTSVKRPEADPEHSIEMVVADDSGTYIVQTPRLPFKRNGSGDVAAALFTGHYVSTGDAAASLATTASSVFGLLEQTFEAGSEELLLVESQEHYAHPALQFKVERI
- a CDS encoding HNH endonuclease signature motif containing protein, whose protein sequence is MSDLAQIVQTYSDALEQLCDVFADPSTLSLGAVRGDVEKLEAASRKKAFVDAAFAHLCVRENAGRLVGGTWANDYLEKELGLSAAEAHRRISRAKDLFGPKPPPPEEGASPPLFPEEAGESKDNGEPARKKARKDSQEVSAEKQAIIDRELKQLTTHAAHERPGIFSRAMKEAKTRSPEDLRLTVRRMVDRANRKHKPLDNPNAGFDKRGIHVSPAGPDGTRKMTVTLTEGHYAQIKALIDANSGPGSNVDADSSEDTRLPAQRKFDQLWRILTQYEHGRQAKNRGAASIVVSITLDDLANADWTTKFPTNTGVELTCFDLVRLGLGGTADFVLQIDRATGVPLSLGRTRLASVEQRIVALAVQGVCAWAGCTVPTSETEMHHIVSWLRGGTTDTPNLTALCRRHHRWNNDARDGSCGRSHVDRDPETGRVGVVAPDGGIEFNETSGFHTSAWSRLRDQGRIMRPGHPPDPLVFPAEAAPP
- the era gene encoding GTPase Era, which encodes MSELPGLSDFTDTPEGFRSGFVSFVGRPNAGKSTLTNALVGEKIAIMADQPETTRHPIRGVVNREDAQVVIVDTPGIHRPRTLLGERLNEVVKDTFADVDVIGLTVPADEKIGPGDRFIYDHVRVTKPDAPVVGIVTKLDKATKDQVGERLLELHQLLGGESEVVPVSATEQIQLDTLIDILVGQLPEGPRFYPLGHTTDEDMETRISELIREEALRGLREELPHSVAVEVDEMHPDPERPERTMIYAVLYLERPGQKRIIEGPSGRRMSGIVHRARQQIMQLTGRNVYLDLRIKVLKNWQQDPKHLGRLGF